A single region of the Triplophysa dalaica isolate WHDGS20190420 chromosome 15, ASM1584641v1, whole genome shotgun sequence genome encodes:
- the acss1 gene encoding LOW QUALITY PROTEIN: acetyl-coenzyme A synthetase 2-like, mitochondrial (The sequence of the model RefSeq protein was modified relative to this genomic sequence to represent the inferred CDS: inserted 1 base in 1 codon), giving the protein MAGRVSRSLLNLSRELIFRDKKCLRKSVIFISRCHARSLSCAVQPDVSSYLAGKTYAEIYELSVKDPETFWGSIAKERLTWTKHFDHVKDCDLSSGKINWFXGGQLNVSVNCLDVHVAEDPNRVALIWERDEPGSEVRITYRELLEMTCRLANTLKGHGVQRGDRVAIYMPVSPMAVAAMLACARIGAVHTVVFAGFSSDALAGRIQDAQCKFVITCNQGVRGGRFFDLKSTVDTAVKSCPSIQHVFVAQRTNNSVPMGKQDIPLDEVMARESSVCAPEPMDSEEMLFMLYTSGSTGKPKGIVHTQAGYLLYASLTHQYVFNYTPGDVFGCVADIGWITGHSYVVYGPLCNGATSVLFESTPVYPDPGRYWETVQRLQINQFYGAPTAIRLLLKYDESWVKKYDRSSLKTLGSVGEPINHEAWEWFYNVVGEGRCPLVDTWWQTETGGVCIAPLPAEPGAEIRPSMAMRPFFGIQPTLMGDKGQIITGNDVNGALCISQPWPGMARTIFGDHKRFAEAYFKPFPGHYFTGDGAHRTEDGYYQITGRMDDVINISGHRLGTAEIENSLDEHPDVPETAVIGISHEIKGEVPFAFVVLKETATENQQAVVDQLRHLVASKIAKYAVPEHFLVVKRLPKTRSGKIMRRILRKIAMNDTSNLGDVSTLDDPSVVQEIVEAHKHYRSHATNK; this is encoded by the exons ATGGCTGGACGCGTGAGCAGAAGTTTGCTGAATTTGTCCAGGGAACTCATATTCAGGGACAAAAAGTGTCTGCGTAAAAGTGTTATATTTATCTCACGGTGCCACGCGAGATCTCTATCCTGCGCCGTTCAGCCGGACGTCAGCTCGTATCTCGCGGGAAAGACGTACGCAGAAATATACGAGCTGTCAGTTAAAGACCCGGAAACTTTTTGGGGATCTATCGCCAAGGAAAGGCTGACATGGACCAAACATTTCGACCATGTGAAGGACTGCGATCTGTCGAGCGGGAAAATCAACTGGT CCGGGGGCCAACTGAACGTTTCTG TGAACTGTTTGGATGTACACGTGGCAGAAGATCCAAACAGAGTGGCGTTAATATGGGAAAGAGATGAACCTGGATCAGAAGTAAGGATCACCTACAG GGAGCTTCTAGAAATGACCTGTCGCCTTGCCAACACATTAAAGGGTCATGGAGTCCAGAGAGGTGATAGGGTGGCCATCTACATGCCCGTGTCTCCTATGGCAGTGGCGGCCATGTTGGCCTGTGCCCGTATCGGTGCTGTTCATACTGTGGTGTTTGCAGGGTTCAGCTCAGATGCTCTGGCTGGCAGAATTCAGGATG cccaGTGCAAATTTGTGATCACGTGCAACCAAGGGGTGAGGGGTGGACGGTTCTTCGATCTCAAGTCCACAGTGGATACAGCAGTGAAGAGCTGTCCGTCTATACAGCATGTGTTTGTGGCCCAGAGGACCAACAATAGTGTGCCAATGGGCAAACAAGACATTCCATTAGATGAG GTCATGGCAAGAGAATCATCAGTATGTGCTCCGGAACCCATGGACAGTGAGGAGATGTTGTTTATGCTCTATACCTCGGGCAGCACGGGTAAACCGAAGGGCATTGTGCACACGCAGGCTGGTTATCTGCTTTACGCATCCCTCACGCATCAG TATGTGTTCAACTACACACCAGGAGATGTGTTCGGCTGTGTCGCCGACATCGGTTGGATTACGGGCCACAGTTACGTAGTGTACGGGCCGCTGTGTAACGGAGCCACATCTGTTCTGTTCGAGAGTACACCTGTGTACCCTGATCCAG GTCGTTACTGGGAGACTGTTCAGAGGTTACAAATAAACCAGTTTTATGGAGCTCCTACTGCCATTAGATTACTCCTGAAATATGATGAAAGTTGGGTAAAGAAGTATGACAGATCATCACTGAAGACACTTGGATCTG TTGGAGAGCCCATTAATCACGAAGCATGGGAATGGTTCTATAATGTTGTCGGAGAAGGACGATGCCCTCTGGTGGACACATGGTGGCAGAcag AGACTGGCGGTGTGTGTATCGCTCCACTCCCAGCTGAACCTGGAGCAGAGATCCGACCTTCCATGGCTATGAGACCCTTTTTTGGCATTCAACCGACACTGATGGGAGACAAG GGACAGATAATAACAGGAAATGATGTCAATGGAGCTCTGTGCATTAGCCAACCATGGCCTGGAATGGCCAGAACCATATTTGGAGACCACAAGAGATTCGCAGAGGCATATTTTAAACCATTTCCAG GTCATTATTTTACTGGTGACGGGGCTCATCGAACAGAAGATGGTTACTACCAGATCACAGGACGGATGGATGATGTTATTAATATCAGTGGGCATCGGCTGGGCACCGCTGAGATCGAGAACTCGCTG GATGAACATCCAGATGTCCCTGAGACTGCAGTGATTGGAATCTCTCATGAAATCAAAGGAGAAG TTCCATTTGCATTTGTGGTTCTGAAAGAAACCGCAACTGAGAACCAACAGGCTGTTGTGGACCAGCTGAGACACCTAGTGGCTTCTAAAATTGCCAAATATGCCGTTCCTGAGCACTTTCTG GTTGTGAAACGTCTACCTAAAACACGGTCTGGAAAAATAATGAGGAGAATTTTACGCAAGATCGCCATGAATGACACAAGCAACCTTGGAGATGTGTCAACGCTGGACGACCCTTCGGTTGTTCAAGAGATTGTTGAGGCCCACAAGCACTACAGAAGTCACGCAACTAACAAGTGA